Below is a genomic region from Nitrospirota bacterium.
TGGCATCAAGGTGCGGGCCGTGATCAAGGAGATCGATAAAGTTGAGGTGCGCACCTTGCTCGATTTCGGCCGGGCCCTCAAGCGGGCCATCCCCACCGGAAATTTCACGGTCGGGAGCTACGAGCCCGCGGACCCGGAAGTCCAGGGAGTGGGCGGCCTGATTAATTTTCATTTCGTGCGGATTGTGAAAGACTGATCGTTGCCCGAGCGGGGCTGCGGAGTACGTATGGTACGGATGCCTAAGTTGGCGATCGTGGCGATGGTGGCCTGTGTCGTGGCCCTCAACGCCCTCTACCATGATCGGGCGGTGGCCCAGAAGGCGGAGAGCCATCCGGCAAGCCCCTGGGTAGCCGAGATCGAACAAGTCTTTATCCGATCC
It encodes:
- a CDS encoding PDZ domain-containing protein; translation: MWAAGSVVAAAPEAAMTEAEAVRLGEEFGIVVGPVDEDIQKELKMQRPEGVVVFEVIGGTPADLAGIKVRAVIKEIDKVEVRTLLDFGRALKRAIPTGNFTVGSYEPADPEVQGVGGLINFHFVRIVKD